In the genome of Oenanthe melanoleuca isolate GR-GAL-2019-014 chromosome 21, OMel1.0, whole genome shotgun sequence, one region contains:
- the SPSB1 gene encoding SPRY domain-containing SOCS box protein 1 codes for MGQKVTGGIKTVDMRDPVYRPLKQELQGLDYSKPTRLELLLDMPPAPYEVQLLHSWNNEDRSLNVFVKEDDRLLFHRHPVAQSTDAIRGKVGYTRGLHVWQITWAARQRGTHAVVGVATAQAPLHSVGYTTLVGNNHESWGWDLGRNRLYHDGKNQPSKTYPAFLEPDETFVVPDSFLVVLDMDDGTLSFVVDGQYMGVAFRGLKGKKLYPVVSAVWGHCEIRMCYLNGLDPEPLPLMDLCRRAVRLALGKDRLAEIPSLPLPASLKSYLLYQ; via the exons ATGGGTCAGAAGGTCACGGGTGGGATCAAGACCGTGGACATGAGGGACCCGGTGTACCGGCCCctgaagcaggagctgcaggggctggactACAGCAAGCCCACgcggctggagctgctgctggacatgCCGCCCGCGCCCTACgaggtgcagctgctgcactccTGGAACAACGAGGATCGCTCGCTCAACGTCTTCGTCAAGGAGGACGACCGGCTGCTGTTCCACCGGCACCCGGTGGCACAGAGCACCGACGCCATCCGCGGCAAGGTGGGCTACACGCGGGGGCTGCACGTCTGGCAGATCACCTGGGCCGCGCGCCAGCGAGGCACCCACGCCGTGGTGGGGGTGGCCACGGCCCAGGCCCCCCTGCACTCGGTGGGCTACACCACCCTCGTGGGCAACAACCACgagtcctggggctgggacctGGGCCGCAACAGGCTCTACCACGACGGCAAGAACCAGCCCAGCAAAACCTACCCCGCCTTCCTGGAGCCCGACGAGACGTTCGTGGTGCCCGACTCCTTCCTGGTGGTGCTGGACATGGACGATGGCACGCTGAGCTTCGTGGTGGACGGGCAGTACATGGGCGTCGCCTTCCGGGGGCTCAAAGGCAAAAAGCTGTACCCGGTGGTGAGCGCCGTGTGGGGGCACTGCGAGATCCGGATGTGCTACCTGAACGGACTGGACC ctgagcccctgccccTGATGGACCTGTGCCGGCGCGCTGTCAGGCTGGCCCTGGGCAAGGACAGGCTGGCTGAGATCCCCTCGCTGCCCCTGCCAGCCTCCCTCAAGAGTTACCTGCTCTACCAGtga